In the Hemitrygon akajei chromosome 7, sHemAka1.3, whole genome shotgun sequence genome, one interval contains:
- the LOC140730331 gene encoding ankyrin repeat domain-containing protein 9: protein MCNNSPSSQDNQRQCKFLSYMFYQAVRDRKPVWMLEEMRTMESFYWEENTKLRTYTPSEALLYAVVHNHLPYAQYLLSRYADEALEMPGDRFCCCPSSAPHLAMAVRYDRKDILGLILKIASQLPGFKSYVNRKGCFHVEDGKTPLHLACELLRAESVLMLLGSGASPKIVDSKGLTPLDVILEQLQVSKISAESTKLCIDHLLLFTSNLQFKMKRDLKDNPAEWNRLLGEEKYNYLSGKTPATLFLISMQGVLKCLPPSDFPASVKELPIPQSLKPLPSERLTLRSVDVL from the coding sequence ATGTGCAACAACTCGCCTTCCAGCCAGGACAACCAAAGACAATGCAAATTTCTGTCATACATGTTCTACCAGGCAGTCCGGGACCGTAAGCCGGTGTGGATGCTGGAGGAAATGAGGACGATGGAATCATTCTACTGGGAAGAGAACACCAAACTCCGCACTTACACCCCTTCAGAAGCCCTCCTGTACGCAGTGGTGCACAATCACCTCCCCTATGCCCAATACTTGCTGTCTCGTTACGCGGACGAGGCTCTGGAAATGCCCGGGGATCGATTCTGTTGCTGCCCTTCATCCGCCCCTCATCTCGCCATGGCTGTCAGGTACGACCGCAAAGACATCCTGGGCCTGATTCTGAAGATCGCCAGCCAGCTGCCCGGCTTCAAGTCGTACGTTAACCGGAAGGGCTGTTTTCACGTCGAGGATGGGAAAACTCCACTTCACTTGGCCTGTGAGCTTCTGAGAGCTGAAAGCGTCCTAATGCTGCTCGGGAGCGGGGCTTCGCCGAAGATTGTCGACAGCAAAGGGCTCACGCCGCTGGATGTGATTCTAGAACAGCTCCAGGTCTCCAAGATCAGCGCagagtccacaaagttgtgcattGATCACCTGCTGCTCTTCACCTCAAACCTACAATTCAAGATGAAGAGGGATTTGAAAGACAACCCGGCTGAATGGAACAGGCTTCTGGGCGAAGAGAAATACAACTACCTCTCTGGGAAAACGCCCGCTACTTTATTCCTCATTTCTATGCAAGGCGTCTTAAAATgccttccgccatcagatttcccaGCCAGCGTGAAGGAATTGCCCATACCGCAATCCTTAAAACCTCTGCCTTCAGAAAGATTGACATTGCGATCGGTCGATGTACTGTAG